The Gossypium hirsutum isolate 1008001.06 chromosome D03, Gossypium_hirsutum_v2.1, whole genome shotgun sequence genomic interval TGCTAAGTAGGATATGTTACAATTTAACCATATGTTATGCTAtgatttgtatgaaaatatgcGAGTATGTACGCCCTATGAttcatgatatatgtatgtatgatatATGAATATAATATGCTTGTGAATTGGGGTAGGTTATGATATGATGAAGGAAGTGTTATATGGAAGTTTATACTGTAATTATGGCGGCTAGATTGCAAATTTTTGTTTGGCAACTCAGTTGTATATCTATATGAGTGGCACATCGCCACattttggtgtgattggttggatgaaTTCTTATAGTCCTatatggtgtgattggttggTTGGAGATGGAATGTGGCAAATGGGGGTAGGATatgatttgatttgatatgatatgatatgataagctatgatttgatttgatttgatttgatatgatatgataggATATCATctgtatgaaatatgatatgatatgaaatattaaGAGATATGCTATGAGACGTTTTGCTACTTATGTATAATTGTACTGAGGATACGGGCCAAATCACACAATGGGCTTAAAGCTCACGCTTTTGTCTGTTCGTTTCAGGTGATCCACCGACTTAGGATTGGACGGTGACACTAGAGCTCGAATTTCATATTTTTGGTTTAAGTATTATGgactttatttttgtttaatatggACATTTTGgacttttcttttggattttAGAGGCTTACGGACATTTTAAGTTTTGTTTAGAATCGTtaggattattttggtatttattccGCAAAGGTTTTCAACTTTTAATGACACTTAAAGTAAGATAACTAAAAATGAACCACGACTTTAGAATCAATATGCTATAAGGTTTTCCATTACACGATTAATGGATTCTTTAAAGTGTGTTATCATGCAAACACTTAAGTAAATTGGATTTGGTTTTAGTAACATTATTTAAGTCGCAGTTTCAGAAATTGCTACGATTTTCAAAGGGCtattcaaattgatttttttttcttttcacggAAAATTGGTTTTCTTCAAAATtgaacatttgtttcttttgcaaGTACGATGTAACCTACATGActtgaccataacgtctaggttggatatggggtgttacaaaaatcttTAAGAGGCTTTAAAATGCCAAAATCATATAGAAATTTTTGGGAAATTGTTCAATACATATGAATTGAGTTGATTTGAACATATGTATTTTTATAGtaggataaaataaaaaatttctatgaTTATTATAGgaactcctgaagagatcaaaatataattttccaaaaaataatttcACTTGTGATTTTCAAAGGAAGAATAATACAAATATTTGGCAAATTCATTCAAGTGatcatttgaaaagctagtatttaagattgaaatatatatactCAAGATTGATACAAGTACGTGTTGTACTTTTTTCCTTTAATCGAGATTTTGCCCCCACTAGATTttttggtaaggtttttaatgctATAGCATgttatacatattataaatatatgtactctttttccttcactaagaatttttgccacaatttttattttaatgagaCACATTATTTATCGATTGACATCCAACAGAGAgtgttgtaaatattttattattatacagtAGATGCCTATTAGGACAAGAAGTTTGATGTACTTTAGGACTCTAATGTCCATTAGAGTAgaattttatatcatttatacttcttatatttataaatatatactttggagaaatattgtaaatattctattgatgaatgaaatacatatttttttctttgttcacttttcttttactttctttgttctttattttatgacatttttaaatttgataaattcatttttatacttttcaattatatattattagAAATCTTATCACATATGCATGTGGAAATTAGGTATTTAGaacacaaatatatttattacaatttcATTTAAAAACTAGAAATTGCTTTAGTTCAAATAGTAAATGAAAAAGTTTTATATAAATGGTATCCTTAGTTTAAGTAGGGTTGTTCAATTGGTTAACCGACCCGAACTACTATTAACCAAATTAACTGACCCTTTTAAACTTTTAACTGAacagaaattttttcaaaaaaaattaattgaaccgAACTTTTTCTGTTAATTCAGTTGGTTAACCGAATTAgctgaaatttatatttttttgttttatggttaaaacaagtataaaacatataaaaaattaaccgaattaaccaaatttaatatatgtaaaatgtatataaaaaattataaaattttgattaattcggttaattaactgattttgaatcgaattaaccgttaaccgaacttcTAAACAATTATTAAACGACCCCGACCGAATTAATTGTGTTTTGCTCGAAATTTGCACACCCCTAAGTTTAAGTCCCATTATGGACAATTTTTTagtgatttataaaaatataaaaagaaaaaatacccAAATAATCATATAACTTGCTTTGCAAAGAAAACGGTTTTTTGGTAATTCccttactagaaattttatccaaaaaattttAACACCCTTAgtattttgagtaatttgtataaaatttactaaatttaggtATCAAATTGAACCTTAAAAAAGCTTAGgtactaaattagaaaaaaaaaccaagtttatgtatcaaattaggctcaaaaaaaatataattactaaattagtaaaaagtgtcaagtttagtaccaaattaaaccaaaaaatttagataccaaattaaaaaaaatcaaatttaagtaGCAAATGTTATATTAAGATTACTAACTTAATTCAGACTTGACCCCGAGGCTATCACTAGGCCCAGTCCCCAGTGGCCACTGATTTTCTTTAAGAATGAGAGGGCTACAGTTCTAGAAGTTTCACAACTGGCAATGTCTCCATTCCCTTActaaactaatatatattttttacattcttaatttcacattatttatcaatatttatttatCTGCTCTCCCACCTCACCTCACCTCACCTCACCTCACCTTTCTTTCCATTTCCACTCCCTTTCTCTATCTTTACAATTCACTAGAGAAAGAAAGCAGGATGATGCTCGGAAAACGCTCACGTCAGCCGATCAAGAGGACGACAAGCATGACGGGTATCACCGTCGATGTCTCCGACGCGGAGGATGTCGTCGACCAGCACCACCAAGACTCAATCATATCTCATCTTCCTCCCCCTCAAATCCACCCTATGCATGAATCCCCCGACGGTACCTCCCTCTACGATCACCGTTTCTTGGCCATGGTGTCGCCCAGAAACCCAACTTCTTTCACTAACCGTATCGTCGACAGTAGCACCACAGACACTGCTTCTTTTTTGCGAGCTTGTTGGCTTTGTAATCGCCGCTTAGCTCCTGGTCgtgacatatatatgtataggtATTTTTTCCCTTCCTTTTCAATTTATCTTTTTCATATTAAGATTGAAACTAAAGCTCTAAGAACAAgaaaagaaaggggaaaaaaatatatatttctctttctttccatcCAAACAACAGTTTAACCTCTCTTAGAACTCAGTCTTTGCTTCTTGGTTTTCAGATTAAAGCCAATAccttaaaataaatttgggttgAATTATTTACGAAATAAGGTTTATTGCAGAGGGGATACATCGTTTTGTAGTCAAGAGTGCAGAGAAAAACAGATGAAGCaagatgaaagaaaagaaaagctaaacattaattcttcaaagaaagaagaCCGCCATGCCCATTCCTCTTCAACCACCACCTCCTCCAAGACTTCTAAAGCGAAGCCTGTGGTTGCTGCTTGAACTCTGAAGAAAGTAAATGGATGAGTAATTTCCATAGGAATTAAGCCAAAATCCAAACCCAGCCTGGAAATCAATGGGCTTTCGTCATATATAATAGTGGGTGCAGTTAAATTATTATAAAGACGTGGATGGTGATGCAAATAGCCAAAGCTCTGAGCTTCAGATGATATCAGCGCTTATATATGGATTCCAATGTTATAACTCCTTTTTCCATGTTTCCTTTATTATACTGCTACTACTACCATCATCACTATATATTCAACCTATCAATGATTACAGTAAACCATAAACTCATCTTTAAATTACAATTGGAACATGATGTCAATATATCTG includes:
- the LOC107950399 gene encoding FCS-Like Zinc finger 5, which produces MMLGKRSRQPIKRTTSMTGITVDVSDAEDVVDQHHQDSIISHLPPPQIHPMHESPDGTSLYDHRFLAMVSPRNPTSFTNRIVDSSTTDTASFLRACWLCNRRLAPGRDIYMYRGDTSFCSQECREKQMKQDERKEKLNINSSKKEDRHAHSSSTTTSSKTSKAKPVVAA